GTGTCAACGTGCTACGAGAGGAGGGTGACGCCGGCCGCGCTCCTCGCCTTGACCCAGCTGGAAGCGCCAGCAGAGAACAGGGCGCCCGACATCGTCGTGCCGGCGGTGCACTCGCTCGCGCTCATGACGGTGATGCGCGCGACCGCGTCGTACCTCTGGCCCGATCCCTTCTCGAAGCCGCAGTACTTCGCGGCCCACTATGAGGAGGCGTTCACGATGCCGCCGAAGTTCGATCGCTCCCAGCCGTTCATGCAGTGGGACGGGGACAACCTCCTCATCAACGTGGTCGGCCACGGCCTCTTCGGGAGCGAGCTCTACCTTCGCGCGCGCCAGTGCCGCTTCGGCGTCGTCGGCTCGTTCGCGTTCGCGGCGGCGACGTCGGCGCTCTGGGAGTACGGCTTCGAGGCGAACGGCGTCCGCCCCTCCGCGCAGGACCTCGTGTTCACGCCGCTCGCCGGCATCGCGCTCGGCGAGGCGCGCTACTTCGT
This Labilithrix sp. DNA region includes the following protein-coding sequences:
- a CDS encoding DUF3943 domain-containing protein codes for the protein MTPAALLALTQLEAPAENRAPDIVVPAVHSLALMTVMRATASYLWPDPFSKPQYFAAHYEEAFTMPPKFDRSQPFMQWDGDNLLINVVGHGLFGSELYLRARQCRFGVVGSFAFAAATSALWEYGFEANGVRPSAQDLVFTPLAGIALGEARYFVHRATKDVRHVEWVRWVVDPFGEIERAAGTGC